The DNA sequence GTGTGTACTTATATGAGGTTGAATTCCCACTGtctgaaataaaatgatggCCATATATAAATGCGTATTTACTTAGTACATAAAGAAAACGTTTCATGTACAGGCATTTATTACCAGTTACCATATTTCAATACATTAATGtgtttggtttattttttaaactataaaaagaaatgaattcaCGATTCGTAACATAATTTTATATCTCTTTTAACtaaatataactacatgtagtttgaaaAGTCCTAAGGTGACCTAATCAAactaatattatatatatcaagttacattatgtatatcattatgtCGTAGTTTCCTTTTTTCTTACCGGTGATATTCTATAATATGTAGGAGTTTCCTTTTTTCTTACCGGTGATATTCTATAAGATGTAGGAGTTTACGGTTTTATTGCCGGTGATATTCTATAGTATTTAGGagtttgcagttttatttccgGTGATATATTATAATATGTAGGAGTTTACGGTTTTATTACCGGTGATATATTATAATATGTAGGAGTTTACAGTTTTATTACCGGTGATATATTATAATATGTAGAGGTTTACGGTTTTATTACCGGTGATATTCTATAGTATTTAGGAGTTTGCAGTTTTATTACCGGTGATATTCTATAATATGTAGAGGTTTACAGTTTTATTACCGGTGATATTCTATAATTATGTAGGAGTTTACGGTTTTATTACCGGTGATATTCTATAAATATGTAGGAGTTTACGGTTTTATTACCGGTAATATTCTATAATATGTAGAGGTTTACAGTTTTATTACCGGTGATATTCTATAATATGTAGGAGTTTACGGTTTTATTACCGGTGATATTCTATAATATGTAGGAGTTTACAGTTTTATTACCGGTgatatattataattatgtagGAGTTTACGGTTTTATTACCGGTgatatattataattatgtaatagttTACGGTTCTATTACCGGTGATATTCTATGATATGTAAGAGTTTACGGTTTTATTACCGGTGATATTCTATGATATGTAAGAGTTTACGGTTCTATTACCGGTGATATTCTATGATATGTAGGAGTTTACGGTTTTATTACCGGTGATATTCTATGATATGTAAGAGTTTACGGTTCTATTACCGGTGATATTCTATAATATGTAAGAGTTTACGGTTTTATTACCGGTgatatattataattatgtagGAGTTTACGGTTTTATTACCGGTgatatattataattatgtagGAGTTTACGGTTTTATTACCGGTGCTATTCTATAATTATGTAGGAGTTTACGGTTTTATTACCGGTGATATTCTATAATATGTAAGAGTTTACGGTTTTATTACCGGTgatatattataattatgtaaGAGTTTACGGTTCTATTACCGGTgatatattataattatgtagGAGTTTACGGTTTTATTACCGGTGATATTCTATGATATGTAAGAGTTTACGGTTTTATTACCGGTGATATTCTATGATATGTAAGAGTTTACGGTTCTATTACCGGTGATATTCTATGATATGTAAGAGTTTACGGTTTTATTACCGGTGATATTCTATGATATGTAAGAGTTTACAGTTCTATTACCGGTGATATTCTATGATATGTAAGAGTTTACGGTTCTATTACCGGTGATATTCTATGATATGTAAGAGTTTACGGTTTTATTACCGGTGATATTCTATGATATGTAGGAGTTTACAGTTCTATTACCGGTGATATTCTATAATATGTAGAGGTTTACAGTTTTATTACCGGTGATATTCTATAATATGTAGGAGTTTACGGTTTTATTACCGGTGATATTCTATAATATGTAGGAGTTTACGGTTCTATTACCGGTgatatattataattatgtagGAGTTTACGGTTTTATTACCGGTGATATTCTATGATATGTAAGAGTTTACGGTTCTATTACCGGTGATATTCTATGATATGTAAGAGTTTACGGTTTTATTACTGGTGATATATTATAATATGTAGAGGTTTACGGTTTTATTACCGGTGATATTCTATAATATATAAGAGTTTACGGTTCTATTACCGGTGATATTCTATGATATGTAAGAGTTTACGGTTTTATTACTGGTGATATATTATAATATGTAGAGGTTTACGGTTTTATTACCGGTGATATTCTATAATATATAAGAGTTTACGGTTTTATTACCGGTGATATTCTATAATATATAAGAGTTCACGGTTTTATTACCGGTGATATTCTATAATATATAAGAGTTTACGGTTCTATTACCGGTGATATTCTATGATATGTAAGAGTTTACGGTTCTATTACCGGTgatatattataattatgtaaGAGTTTACGGTTCTATTACCGGTGATATTCTATGATATGTAAGAGTTTACGGTTCTATTACCAGTGATATTCTATGATATGTAAGAGTTTACGGTTCTATTACCGGTGATATTCTATGATATGTAAGAGTTTACGGTTCTATTACCGGTGATATTCTATGATATGTAAGAGTTTACGGTTCTATTACCGGTGATATTCTATGATATGTAAGAGTTTACGGTTCTATTACCGGTGATATTCTATGATATGTAATAGTTTACGGTTTTATTACCAGTGATATTCTATGATATGTAAGAGTTTACGGTTTTATTACCGGTGATATTCTATGATATGTAAGAGTTTACGGTTCTATTACCGGTgatatattataattatgtagGAGTTTACGGTTTTATTACCGGTGATATTCTATGATATGTAAGAGTTTACGGTTTTATTACCGGTGATATTCTATGATATGTAAGAGTTTACGGTTTTATTACCGGTGATATTCTATGATATGTAAGAGTTTACGGTTCTATTACCGGTgatatattataattatgtagGAGTTTACGGTTTTATTACCGGTGCTATTCTATAATTATGTAGGAGTTTACGGTTTTATTACCGGTGATATTCTATGATATGTAAGAGTTTACGGTTTTATTACCGGTGATATTCTATGATATGTAAGAGTTTACGGTTCTATTACCGGTGATATATATGATGTATAATAGTGTACTCTGTTTTCTTACCGGAATGATTATCCGACCACTCGTCTGTCTCCGCGTCATACTTATATAGCGGTCTGTTGTTGCTACTCTTTTCCACATCCCACCAATCAAAGTCGTGCTTTTTCTGTAGGGCAGAATGTCAGTAATTATATAGCTATAATGAAACCACAGTGACActaaatattctttaaaaaatcacgGATTTCTGCCAGCAATAAATCTACAATGGATATCCACTGGCAGTATTGAAAACAAAGGATGTCCACTGGCAGTATTGAAAACAAAGAATTCCAATGGCAGTATTGAAAACAAAGAATTCCAATGGCAGTATTGAAAACGGAGAATTCCAATGGCAGTATTGCAACCATCCCAATATTCATGCTATCATTTAAACACAGGAGTTTCGATAGACAATATAAATTGGGCTGGTTTACACTATGATGTAAAACTATGATCTATAGTGGGTTAAATGAAATGTGCTCACATTGGTATAGATTAACCCACTTTCAAAGTAGCAGTGCTACTATAAAGCTTACAGAGaggaattttgaaattattccgatgtcacaaggtaaaaaaattaatgattttacatATATCCTTATCTTAAAACTCTATATACATTACTGCAACATATATTTGAAAGCGAACGTATAttcaaactatctattttagtGCAATATATCTCTGTGTTCATCACTGCAATCTATCTCTAAACCCCACATGCACAGTAGTGGACAACATTGAAATAAGTGGAACTGATATGCATAACAATTTATGTTTGCTATTTTGGAGTGGGTTAAGTTTGCCCATTTCAAAGGTTAAGTGAGCCCGATTGCAGTGTGAACACTAAATATTTACTTCGACATCTATTTTGGGCGTGGCACTGTCCTCGGTCGGTTTTTTCTCGCCGATTTCCTTCATCAGGACTTTTGTGTCCTCGGTGAGTTTTCCCTCTTTTTCTAATTCCTCCGTGAACGCCTCCAGCTGACCCTCGCTGGACTCGCTATAACACACTGGggaatatagaaaatataacGCTCATATTTACTGGGAAACGACACGTTCATTTACACCGGAGGCAatagatttgtttgttttgcgtCATTGCGAGAGTTTTTCCATTCATTTTGAGGCATCACCAACTGTAGGTAATGTTCTGGGccttagcagtgagggttctttaacgtgacAACACCAATGATaattaaaatggaaaatatctTAAGAACAACCTATAATCAATTTCTTattccagtctttggcactctgtttttctttttagttcttAAAGGTTTATTGCTAttttggcttgagcatcactgaagagacattatttgtcgaaatgcgcaactggtgcatcaacattggtacatctaccgtataagttttacattactagATTTATATGTAAATAGACTACTTATAGTGAAGAATAATGGGTGCAAACATTCATTGATGGCAAGTGGATAGTTGAATTACTCACTGGTTATTCTGCATCGTGTCTATTGAATAACCCCACACTTACCTGCTAAGAACATTTCTGTGATGAGATTGAAATGGTTTAGATGGAGAAAGCAGCCTCCGGTCTGGTTTGCGATctcttcataaaaatatttagaagTTCCCTCAGATCTATTACACAATACACCATATATctgaaatatgaataaatatttgaGGAATTAAACCAATTAACAGCACACCATGCTATGAGGGACAGGGTGTAAAGTTAGCATGcaattaaacaagatacaaaaCAAAACAGGCAAATTCAAAACATCATGTGGGCGTTTACAATAGATACTTGTTGAATCAATTGTTAATTCATGCTAGTGTTAGTTGTTTATAATGTTTCATTGTAAAAGATGTAtggaaaaaatcttttattgaAATTTCATTTCGGGGTGTATATATGTTCCTTCTTTGTTACGTGTATACAATTGCGATCGGTGATAGTGGACCATCGCTAAGACCACCTGTATACACGATTTAGAATCTCATCATAGCACATGATTAAACTTTAGATTCCTAAATTTTCACGAGGAATTTATCatcgcgtaatttcgcgagagGCATAACTCGCGAAATGGAAATTGTTGCTGCTAAAATGCATTTAAGAACTCTTGATTTGACGTAATACGATTCATTTGGCGATATCAaatactcgcgtaaaataaggaatctacagcaTACAAAGAGATTCCTACATCAAAATCAAGTCGGACAAAAATTTACGATCTTGCGCATTACTTTCCAAAGTTTTGACTCACTTTGAGCTAAGagagtacatgtatgaaatagtaCCTTGACCCCCATTCCTTTCAGTAGTTCCGTCTCGTTCCACCAGTTTATCTGTTGGTCAGTATAGGAGGGAGGGTGAGGAGGGGCGTCTCCAATGACAACCAACGCTTTCGCAGAATCTTCGGACCAGTCCAAGAATTTCGCTTTGTGTAACACCCACTCATAACACTATATAGAAAAAAAGTTGTTAAGTGGCTATTTTAATGCAAGGTTCATTTGCAAGCCGTTTGATGTATGAATACTAGCCTAAGGGCTCTTATCTTTTTTCAGTGAATATTACTGGCGTTTTTTCTCACAGTGTGCGACTTAGTTTTATCCTATCCTAGTGGCGGATccacaaaattttcaaaggggGATGTGACCTAAGTTTGTACGCCTTTTCCGggtgaagaaaaaaaatgacctTGTTTTAAAGCACTTTAACCAAAGGGAGGAGGGgctttattgaatttttttgtcaacaatatgtaatattttgagTCAAAATGTTCTATATGAACCATTTCATCACCATGCCAACCGAGTAcatatctggtgtgtccaggggtccgtgtttgtccaactcttaattttgtattgcttaaataggagttgtgagattgatcactgttcgttatcttcacctttatatgagttatgacattgatcactgttcgttatcttcacttttataggagttatgacattgatcactgttcgttatcttcacctttataggagttatgacattgatcactgttcgttatcttcaccttgataggagtaatgagattgatcactgttcgttatcttcaccttgataggagttatgagattgatcactgttcgttatcttcacctttataggagttatgaaattgatcactgttcgatatcttcacctttataggagttatgagattgatccctgttcgttatcttcacctttataggagttatgagattgatcactgttcgttatcttcacctttataggagttatgagattgatcactgttcgttatctccacctttataggagttatgagattgatcactgtttgttatcttcacctttataggagtgatgagattgatcactgtttgttatcttcacctttataggagttaagagatggatcactgtttgttatcttcacctttataggagttatgagattgatcactgttcgttatcttcacctttataggagttatgagattgatcactgttcgttatctccacctttataggagttatgagattgatcactgttcgttatctccaccttttcaCCAATAcgaaacaacaacaaaacaggACTGTTTCTGCATGGCTAGCGCTAAACCTTTCTTAAATACATGTCCTAAACATGATTTAAGGTACCTGTGCGCAATTAAACATATTCAAATTAGCTTTCTTGTCCTTAGGAGGAAGTGACGAAAAAAGTTGGCAAACATCGGCACTGGTGGTAAAATGTTCCTGGTGTTAAAAATATTGCTTACCTCGGGCGTGTCCCCTCCCCCGGTGCCTGGTGTATTGTTAGCGAAATCGACAAGCTGATTGACATCTGACGTCAAATCTATTTGTCTGATGACGTAACTTCCTGTTTGATCACAATAGTCTCCGTGAGCAATCAGACCGATACGAATATTGGGTATGTCCTGTAGCAGCCTGCGACATGTTCCCTCAAGGTTTTCCCGAACCTAGAATGATTTTAGACTTGTCACTCACTGTCttgatacaaaatatattaatatgaaatcaaaaacttttaagATCTTAAAAACAAGGCACCATCAACTTTTATAGAATAGAATTTatcctacatgtaattatacttTCTGGCCTTGTTTTTCTGTTCTGGAATATAATtcaaattaatgtaaaatatgatatgaatatacaaaACACGTGTATGACTTTACCCTGCCTATGTAGCTGGCCATACTGCCGGTggtatcgaatgaaaataccaCTTCCACGTTTCTTCCTCCGGTGGCGAAACTCGATAGCACTGCCTACAAGTGCACAGACGGACTTAAGTGAGTACGATATGGTTAGATATGTTCTTTTGGATGCATTAACTTAATATACTTTGACAGTAATGCCGTTTGAAAAGTTTTTAACATTTGTTTAGAAGTAGTGGGTCACAGTAGTTGAATACTTCAACTCACGTCTTTTACTTCCTCTGACGCTTCTTCTGTCCTTTCAGATTTAtctggaaaaatattttgttaacaaagcaTAAATAACTCTAATCACATTCACTGGATGTGGACACTTAAGTAACAACTGCCAGAAATCTtgggatttatttattttttgttcaaaCGTCCTCCATGTACACCAATGACTCGCCATTTAGCAATTTATATAACCGTTttgtactatatatacatgtgtttttgGCTAATGTTTCCCAATCTTCATTATACATAATTATagatgtatattgtaaaatgttgaatattatgaaataaatattgttaaaaCTAAGAATGTCGATCAGTCCTATCAATGTAAACATCAGTACAGCTTAGAATGTGAAAGACATATCTAACATGTTATGGCGTATATCAGGCCCGTACCCAGACTTTTTCAATGGGGGGTGCATAAATTTACGGCGAGCGGTTTGAGGGCCGCTTAAGGCCCCCAAGCGGGTCCAGGCCGAAGCCCGGTGGGGGGTCctggggggcgaagcccccggaagcagAAGCGAAATAGAGAAAAATAAGGGTAAAAATGCTCTATCCTGGATGcaatttttgctttttatttacttatttaataCTCATAAATATGAAAGGGGAAACATACTAAAATTGGTCATCGCATAGGCAATatgttttgaatttatttcgtgATATTCCTTACTGTGAAAGTAAATGCTAGGGATTTTAGAAAATCGTTTGCACccccctcaccccccccccccccccccccctcggtaCGGGCCTGTATATCTAGGCAAATTTCACGTATGCCATTTTCTAAATACTTTAAACAAAATGGTTCGTGAAAAGTCCTTTCTTGATCATTCTGATATAACTATTTCCATTTACTCTAAAACTTTTTGGAgtgatttcttttctttcaaatacatgtagctgtttAAGAACATAGGTATAGCACATAGTGGGAGAAAAACCTCTAGGTGCGGGGGACTAATGCTACGTCACtgtttataaatagaaatagtTCAGAATGAAGCTGGGCTTACCTAGATTCGTCATTTTGGCCTTCACCTTGGCCTCTATCGTGCTCTCCTCGGCCACACCCTGGGCGAACAAGGGTTGGTCCTCCGTCAAGGCGCGGCCTCCACTCAGCtacaaaaatgtttatttagtGTTTTGTAACCGGTAACTTTTGAAAGAGAGACTCATAATGAGAACTAGGTATTTATCTGAATTTTTAATGCAACATACTTTAGTTCttgaaaaatatcataaaaagacGAGATGCTGAGAAGTTGTTTTTtcctttgatttttttgtttttgtttttatttttatataggCCCCTATATGAAAGTCGATTTTCGCCGATTGTTTTATTGTCTTTCTAAACACATAGGAACTAACACAGCTGACATCCATCTTGATACATAGTCATTTATTGATACATTCAAGCATCCTGTTAATTAACAATATATAAATTGTACCTGGTACTTATAAGAGGATGTTTCTACATCTTCAGTTTCCGCCAGAACAGACGATATCGAAGCGACTGAATTTGTCGTCTGCACGCTAACTGGAACATTGCGCCCATCCGGCAGTTTGACGTATATCTGGATCGTCCGCGGAACGACCACCTTAGAAATATACCCGGATTAAATTAGTCCTAAAAACACAAGTGTGTCATTTTCTGCTTTCCCCTTACAATGCGTGATAAATATAAGATACACcaacatcaatttaaaaaaaaaatgaatttataaataaaagtaaaataaataaatgaatttagTAGCGTGACATACATATATCACCATTGTAACTAATtgtatcaatatacatgtactgtacatattGTAGCTCAGGATACAAGTCTTATGTAAACCTGGCCTCTGCCTGCTGCTTAATCCTACAGCTTTTTCATACATAACTTTGAACTCAAGAGTTGTCATAATATAATCATCATGCAGAACATTAACTACATGCACAGaaactcgacgttttaaatatctatagcAGAAAATAATTGTCTTCTGTAAATATTACGTATATGGGAAgacaatttttattattataggTATTTAAAATGTCGAGTTTCTGTGACTATACATGCAATATTCCAATAGCTATTATTTCACTACTTAATATAGgatcatattttattatcactcttgaattgtaaaaatcaaattgCCTGTTTTATATAAAGAAACTGTACAAATATTATTAGCtttagaataaataaaataaaattaggATAGATCTACCGATATAATTAGAAAatacaatttaaatttttttctccTACCTCAGATTTCAGAATAGTTTCGGGTCTTATTCCGTACTGTCCGACTGTTTTCCTCCTGTCTAAGACTTTCCCTTGATACTTTAGTATCACTCTGTCGTCAGGGACGCCCTCCTCCTTCCCCACGTGCTTGTTGATTGCACTGACGCTGCTGTTGGGGAGGAGATTTAGGGTGGTCGTTCTTCCCGTGGGGAGTTTTACGTACACATCCACAGAAATAGTGGCCATTTTCTTGATTGTATTGTGAGAGCTTTATAACCGGTCCTTTGCGTAATATTTGGTTGCTTACAGGATCTGTGtttgtttatatcatgaatAGAGCAGACCTCTATTTTTATTAGCCAATCAGTACACGTATATTTAAAACCACCGTCGGTTGGGCTAAATTTAGATACTGCATTTGTCGATAGACGCATGGACTTGTAGATCCGCTCCTCTACGATACACTTTAATACAAGCTTGTCATAGAGAGAAAAAGAATATAAtgttaagaaatattcaaatagaAATTTGGAACCTAAACCATAATGATTTAATGTTTGaatgctgatatatatatatatatatatatatatatatatatatatatatatatatatatattgacttttaaaaaaaagatgtacactacttttgaaaataatgaaaaacgtCCATGCACCTGATAGTGTAAAACGCATCATTTCTATTTCGTGTGATTTGGTAAACTGTCTCACCTAACTTCTTCATGCCTATATAGGCAAATTATAAGGCCCTAGGTAACGCCACATTTCCATTTACCCCCGTCAAAGGCAATCATTTGGTAAAATGCACTGAAACATTTTTCATCACCATTCTTGCTCAAAACTAAGCATAAAGTGAAAACCGTGACTTAAACTAACGGTACAAGGGGGTACGTGTTTTATGTTACAAATAAACACATGCACGAGGGTCGTCCTAGAAAAAGTCGCGGGTTTCGGGAGGTAAAATCACCCTTTCATGATACTTTTTCATCAATCACTTTCAAATTTTATGCAATAACATTATATCCATGTAGTATATACAACGCATTTCTCTCCGGAATATTGACAAAATTCACCATcacaaatacaatatatatagcAATACTTTCCGGTGAGGAAGAGCCCCTTGATCGTGGGATCGTGTCATTGATGAGTAATTACAAAGTATTGTTTGTTAAACCCCGGCCCATTAGCCAAAATCTTATTTGTCGACTGTTACCAAAATGCCTAAAACACTTTTACAGTACATAAAAATCACCACTGTCATACTGAATTAGAATTCATGATACATGCGATCTTCTGTTGTAATTCTTTtgaatacacatatatatagaaaCAATGGCTGAAACATTGTGTTTGGATATATAAATCCTCCGCTGCaaagaaattttacattttcataaaattctattagaggtctttccaatTTTATTATCAATCAATGGGATAGGGATCTGAATAATTCTGTCTGTTTCTTCATTACTAAGATTTACGATGCAGTCTGTCCTCCATAACCTTATAACTCttactttttcttttcctttgttTGTAGCTATAGTatgataagataagataagataagtttattccaattttgggcccagagggtaTAACAGTAATACAGTAATATAGTATGTACAtctcttgtatttttttttttttttttattattattcatatttatttctattcacGATTCATTAAGACGACTTATCATTATCTTTTTTTTGTGCCTCATGTACCACTGACTGGTGGTGTGAGCGAAATAAATCAACTTGGACTTGACTCATTTCTGTAATTTGCTAT is a window from the Ostrea edulis chromosome 5, xbOstEdul1.1, whole genome shotgun sequence genome containing:
- the LOC125651889 gene encoding uncharacterized protein LOC125651889; translation: MATISVDVYVKLPTGRTTTLNLLPNSSVSAINKHVGKEEGVPDDRVILKYQGKVLDRRKTVGQYGIRPETILKSEVVVPRTIQIYVKLPDGRNVPVSVQTTNSVASISSVLAETEDVETSSYKYQLSGGRALTEDQPLFAQGVAEESTIEAKVKAKMTNLDKSERTEEASEEVKDAVLSSFATGGRNVEVVFSFDTTGSMASYIGRVRENLEGTCRRLLQDIPNIRIGLIAHGDYCDQTGSYVIRQIDLTSDVNQLVDFANNTPGTGGGDTPECYEWVLHKAKFLDWSEDSAKALVVIGDAPPHPPSYTDQQINWWNETELLKGMGVKIYGVLCNRSEGTSKYFYEEIANQTGGCFLHLNHFNLITEMFLAVCYSESSEGQLEAFTEELEKEGKLTEDTKVLMKEIGEKKPTEDSATPKIDVEKKHDFDWWDVEKSSNNRPLYKYDAETDEWSDNHSDSGNSTSYKYTPPTTTDKRKQKKKTGCEIM